The window atttaatatacattatatgaaaCAGAACAGCATAGAACTCATAAACATATATTTTGACAGACAGTAACAAGCTTGCTTTACAACCAAGGCCAGGACTCATACATTGAACAACGATTAGCTTAAATGCTCACACTCTGCGTCATCACAACTGAGAACCGACTTATTTTCTGTGCTGCCTCTTCAACCAGAAGTAAATTGTGCAGAAGCTAGATTTTTTGTGTTTTGTACCACTGTACACTTGTGATACATTCTCAAGATCTTGCTGGCCTTTCTTTACAGGTCGAGGAGAATCCGTTAACAACGAGGTGAGACTGAAGCTGAACAGTGTAATTGGTCGATTAGATCCTCGATACAGTCTCAGTCTCCTAGACGTGAGGACACCTGACGGTGACTCTAGTGTGTATGATCAGGCAGACACTTGCAGAGAAGTGTACCTCGACAGAAAACAGGGATATCCCTACTATCAGACTGGATTCACCGTGTCGCCGGATTGTCCTAACTTTAAGAGAGAAACACCCATCAGTAAACTGGTTTCAATAATTCTCTTGGATACTAAAGGGACATATTTAAACACCGTTATTAAGGGGATAAGGAATTACAGCCGTGATATACAAATACTTGTTGCTTCCGGCAATATCCAGAGAACCTCGCTTAACTATACACTGTCATATGCTGTGAATGAAGAGATATACAATACTCCGGGAAATTTGTTGAATACTATGGTTGGTGATGTGAAGACTCCCTACGTTCTTATCGCAAAAGATTTAACTCATTTCACTAACTATTCACGAGTCGAGCGTCTTGTGCATCTTCTACCGAAGTCTTCGCCGGTAGGGGTAGCTGCAGGTTCTACACGGAATTTAACGGGGCACTGGAAGCAAGGCTGCCAACAAACTGACATTAGGAACTACCTCTTACATATTACACACGGTTATCTTCACTCGACACAAGACTGTATGTTCTGCGATCACGTCTCAGATCCATTTTTAGTTAAAACAGAAGTGCTTAGAAAAGTAACATTTGACGAAACTCTCCCTTTCCAAATATTGTTTAATGACTGGTTCTTGCAGCTCAAAGAATCAGGAATCCTAGCTGTTACATGTCCCGATATTATGTTCTTCATTAATGGTGAAGAGGAACCTTGGCATGAGCATTGGTTGGCATTAGCTAGAAAGATGCAAATATCTCGTATCTTTCTCTCTCCTaacaaacattttaaattcacTTGCGAGGAATTGTCTTTAAGCTGTGATCCATGGGATTGGACAGAACACTTTCTGCTTCCAACTTGCTGCTTTGAGCAAATAAGGAACACTTTGTCGAAGTTACACTCCTTCGCTGAAATGAAAAACATGGCATACGAACTTGATTCTGGTTCACAGCTGGCGGCAGTAAAATTACAAGGTCATTCTCCATGGGACCTTGATGGAGATCTTCAGTATAACAGtaagttttatgaacattttaaaatacacaatggTTCAAAATCTCAATCAGGAATTTATTTCGATGATTTCATGACTGAATACAAGAAATTTAAGATCTTCACGCCTAAAATATACATAGAGATGTGGGGTATGGACACCCTAAGTTCGTCACTATTTCTGCCAGAAGATTTGAGAAACACTCCGACCCTGATGCCAGTGATGGGATTATGGATACGTGGGCAAGCTAACCCAGGACTCTATGCTAGGAATAAGTACGGTCCCAACCACTTGAAACATGCGCTTTTCTATCTGTTCAACAACCATAGTGAATGGGATGAGTATAAAACCGCCGGTAAGTGGCCATCTTGCCCCAAGAAGCATCATGCATGTGTCAATCGCTACCCAGGAGATGGCAGTGTACATTTCACACCACATTATTTTTATAACCTTGGAATAACATGGGACGATATATAACCTACGACCAGGTGGATTACTTCTTAAACCTACCGTGATAATGAATAGCTCTTGTATACGAAATCTGGAGTACATACAGAGAGTCTTAGAAAAGAATTTTAATGTCATTTGAAAAACGCTTGTCCGTGGAGATGAGGGAGAAGTTGTTTGAAAGCTGTGTGGACGAAGCATTTTATCGCCCTGAAATCCTACAATGTCTATTATGTAGCGCGTGATGACAACGTAATGATACGTAATGCTACTGATCGGGAAGCTTTTCTGCCCCCATTGAAATCGTAAGGTGGAGGTAGAACTGTCTTGGCTGAGAAAACAATGAAAACAGAATGACGAATTCCACAGAATGAAAGCAGTAAGACGAATCTCCATGGAACGTCTGTTGAGATCTAGTAAAAGAGGTGTGAGTAATTCTGGGTAGAAGCTTATATTTGGAGTTCGTCCATAATATGAAAATTCTTTCACACACTTTTACATGGTCCAATATTCTACATTTGTCTTTCATTTGACAGAATTGGGCCTCACACGATCACCGTGCCAATGTCCAACGTCCTTAATGTCAGATTTCGTGACAAGGTCACTACCTCCCATTTCAAGTGGATCCTGAATAGATCTCATGAATGTGTGACGTAGAAGAACACATCCTCATCAGCGATACTGGTAATAAGAGAGGATGAAGATGCCATGGCACCCCAGAAGTTATTCTTGAATATGATGAAGAGTACATAAAACTCAACACACACTGCATAATCCATCAAATACTTCACTGTCTCCTCTTCTCTTCACCGTGAACATAGTTTTAATAGAATATTATGCaccaagcctataatggcaataattaatacACGAGTATGTTTAAAAAGGAGCGagatgcatacgactgtttatgctcgacgataattataattctattttataaatattcataaattactgtctagatgtcgcttgacagttgagtttattgAACAGAGCGCAAAGCGCAtgtgctgggttattgattttccgtgagtggatcagagacatTGACAATGTCATATGTCTTCAAAGCTTTGATGGAAGGTTataataacctagctttatttcaaacacaaattgtttactgtacagttggtgaagtgaatttgcgggaatgtgccgtatggttgtgaaatattggaagtattgcattgatgttaatatgtgtgttttgttttccatacctaattggtcaaacacctgtatcataatgaaaatattaaCTCCGataggtggagaacctgtatcataatgaaacgtTGAACTATAaggagcctcattaagattcagtttttgGCATATAATAtgtatatttcggcatcgtcgagcataaaatattAATCAAATCTAGTGATAAATATTATGTGACGAAATTAGTTTCCTTTTGTATCAAGCAGTCCAATAACCGTAAAAACCCCTAACGACTGAAGTCTAGAAAATATGCGAAGTTACACCAAGATGAGAAATACAGCGGGAACCAAGAAGCTGATGAATgactgatgatgatgttgatgatgatgattgttgctcaTAGAGGTAATCGGATCATAGATTAATAACTACTTAAGTCCGTAACTTGATATATTACGAGGTCCATCCAGACATTAAGTTTCCCTAAGAACAAAATACAACATAGTTACATAGAAATCTTTATTGGCGCCCGATACAGAAATGGtggagctatttttcgacataaccagcaccagaattgagacacttgtcatatcgtgaaaaCAACTTTTGTATGCTGGTGTTGTAGAAGTCTGCCGcttgggaatggaaccagcgtgtgacattcgtcttcagctcttcgtccgtatGCTGACAGGAGGAAAGGTATTTCTTGAGGTTCAAGAAAAGATGAAAACCACTGGGAGAAAGATCAGGACTGTGCGGTGGATGATCAAATACCTCTCAGCCGAACTCCTGTAGAACAGTTGCTGAGCACCGAGCTGTATTTGGCGAGcatgccatggatcagcacaacacctgcactgagcatttcACGCCTCTTGTTTcaaatggcccatcgcaatttccctAGAAACTTTATCACACACCGAACCTCACAGTCGGCGgtagaaagaatacgagccgccatttcgagccactgctgctgcgctactgacaccaggttGGACTTATCAGGCCGGTATATGATttctacgtcatagatctgtcgtgCATGCTCATATTTCTGCGCTAagtacgtttactttacaagaaaaatagggaaacttaatttctggatagcCTACGTATAACCCTATTGGTATATTCATACGTATCTGTCTTCCGACAAGGCTTTATCGAAACTCCATTGTACATTCTGAATCATAGCATTAAGTCACATTAACGATACATGGATAATTGTTCCATCTAGTCAAAACATTCAAATTTATTCACAATTCAATATTGCAAAAACAtcaaattaaaaataacagtaacGTGTGTCGGCCTCGTTAGGCCATCTTGAGCATAGAAATAACATTGGCTTGGGATTAATATAACGTATTAGTGTCAGTTTAGCCAATGCACAGACATGCTATGACGCCATTATGGTTCCGTATTGATGATTATACTTTATAAGTTGAAAAAACTTGTATAAttattccacctagtcaatacatgtTTCGGCCTCATTAGGCCATCTTTAGTTATatagaaattaatttcattaagCGATACACGGAGTTCACTATGAGCCCACCATTTCGAGTAAATACATTCATGCTAATAACTTTTAACCCCGTGATGTCCAGATTACCGGCCCCGCGATCTGGGTTATTAGGTAGCCTTTAACCTGAAGTCCTGGGTTCATTccgaccaggtcaaggatttttactttgatctgagggctgattcgagatcgACTTAGCCTACGTAAGAAAacttgaggagctctctgacggtaagatagcggccccagtgtagaaagccaagaataataataattattattacactgattatccatcatctcgtaatctgcaagccttcgggatgagcagcggtcgcttgaaagGCCAAGGCTCGCCAAGACTAGCGGCaaggagtttggtttggtttggtttggtttggtttggtttggtttggtttggtttggtttggtttggtttggtttggtttggtttggtttggtttggtttggtttggtttggtttggtttggtttggtttgatgttCAGACTAAGTACTATGCGTTATAAGTATTTGACTGTTATTAAAACTACTTGCAATCTATGttcaatttccattcattttattaGATGTATTTATATCAATGGGTAACAAATGACATACGAATAAAGTTTACTCAAAAGTAACATTAATTCAAGACTTTGTAATGAGGAACATGTATTTTCACCACATTGTAGAAGAATTAGCTTTCTTTACACTGTATATTGAAGCTCGTATGTAAAATATCGATTGTACAGTATATGAAAAACGAACGAAAGCAATAAATCATGAACATTAGCAATGAAATCCTACAGTTCAATTACAAACCTCCCCAATAATGCATGTGTAATATAATCCGAAAACATACCTCATAGAGAATATCGGCTAACACCATGAAGGATCAAGAGTTTATTTCTACCAGAGGCTGATTTGGAGGCCCATACAAGTACAGTTTCGCCTTCCGAACGGCCTAAACAGTTGAAGATTGAAAGGTAAGACTGACGTGTATGGTGTGGCCGGCCAGCCAGTCGTTTGGACTGTTGTACTGTGAGAATTCCATCATTTCTAATAGTGCCTGACGGGCGAAACGGAGTATCAAAGCCTTACAAGAGTCTACACTGCATGGACGGTAAGTGATTAGCTAGAAAATATTTGTTGCAGCATTAAGTGGGATATCACTCTGGTACATTACAGAAAAACTCCCTGTTCTTTGAAGTATATTGAAACACGATAAGAACCTATCTTAACTAGTTTTCTATGTATGCTGGTTAACAAACTTCGGAGCATGTAGTCCAGTACCTGTGTCGAACAAATGGTGTTTTATTTTTCTGCAGTACACAAAGTATAGATCCGGAAAAGCCATTATTCTCCATATAAGTACATTATCAGTAATAAGTATATGTACGTTTGTTCCCAGAAGTATATCCAAGACACTGCAATTCATCTGCTTGCTCTGATAATAAAGGTAAAATGCAATTTGGGTAGATTTGTGCGTTTCGGCGAAGATTGCTGAATATGCCATGATGTTGTGAGCCAACCAGGCCCCATTAACACGAGCATGGGCATCAGGAAGTGTTTCAACGCCCACACAGGCGAGAGAGCAGAGGTATTTGAACTGGGCTGCTTTGTTTGGATCCTGGCCACCAATTTGGATGGTTCTATCTGTCTGCAGTCCGCGCTACATGTCCTCAGTTTTTTGGATGTTCAGCTGCAGTCCACGTTTCGCAAGTCTGGCTTCTCACACTTGTGTTTGTTCCTGAAGAATCCGATGCTCTTTGCTAGCCAAGAAAATTTTGTCGGCGTATGGGTACGGTGTTCGCATGTCAACCGTCACCATGTCCATGCAAAGGATATGTTGATTGTTGCAAGAAATGCGTAGGTACAGTTATAACTGATGATTAGGAGTTCGGGTAAAGGATTGCGACCAAAGCATTCACACAAACTTTCTCATATACCTTCGTCAATAcatttgatactggtcatttataaaTGTATGAAATTATAAACATCTGAGGACGTtcttgtaataacaataataatagtaataatatttgctttacgtccaattaactacttttacttgctatcatctgcttgttgctgtgtagcagcgccttcgtggaagaattgtatatttttacacattatgcttgtaaatgccatatgaTCGTTATAACAGTTGTGTTAGCGACTACAAATTACTGCTTGAACCAGGCCGGTATTCATCGTGAAACGTGATAAGCAGttatttatacaatatgtacagaaaTACGACGGAGGTGAGATTTTATCTCTGAATTACGGGCTTGTGAAACGAAAAGCTGCTCGTTGCACCAAACATTCGTTGTGGGAATTGGTCGCTTGCTGGTCTTGTGAAGAactctcgaaatattcaaattccattttcacgGAATTCGGTGGGAGTTACACCTTGGAATTTGAACCGATGAAAGTTCCCGTCATAACCTCATATGATAAAAATGGATCATATCGGTGGGGGACACGATGGCAAGGTCTACTTGTTAGTATGGCGTTAGACAACTATCAAAAATGTTTTCTTATATCTTAACTACTTCCCTTCTATTCCTACATTCACTCTTATACTACAGTAGAGATACTCGTGAGGAGGACAATATTCTGTATTTACCGCAAGTCTCAACATTTCAAAGGATAAATGAAACTTTTCAATAATAGTATTTTTAGACGAGCTCGTCATCCTGACAATAATTGCTACCGCAGAATACCCACCCATCTGAAGGGCAAGGTCTACAATAGTGTTGTGTGGGCAGTCGTCCTTCATGGATACAAATGTTGGTTGTTTTGTCATGTTATATGTAGTAATGAACAGTCTGTGACCAGAAGCGCGTTCGTTCTCATCCCAGAAGGACTTCGACCCCGTGGCCGGCCCAAAAAAAGCTGGCTTGATCGGCTCAATGAGGGCATGAAACTCCTCAATGTCATTTCGAACGATGACTTTGATTGGCATAAGTGGTGATTATCATGTAAAGAAGTGGACCCTGCACCTGGAAGAGACAAACGCTAGGAAGAAGGTGATTTTCAATACATTAACATCCGACTTTCCACACAGAAACGGATAACAATAGGCATATTAGTCAGAAGATACTGTTAAATAAACATTACTGCGCATATATTCAATGTCCTCTTACACAAATAACATACAAACTGAACGTTCAAACAAACGCACGAAAATACTACACAGGCGAGACTCGTTCCGTGGATTACAAGCTTTTGAAGGAGAGAGTCTGCTCGTTACGCTAAACGTTCGTTATGGTAATGTGCCGCGTGCAAACTCTCCAAATATTCAAATTTCATTCTCAGAATTCGGAGACATTTCCGCCTTGGAATTTGAACCAGTGAAAATTCGCGTTCTGTCCTTTAAGTCTTTAAGTGGATTGGAATGGATCAAATCTTTAGGGACACGATGACAACGTCTCCTTGTAGGACTTTTAGGTCTTGAGCGGCGATGGTTTGAGAAAGAATCAAATTTGGGCTTAGAAAAAGTTCTGCCTGACGTGAAAATGCAAAACAATTAATGACCTGTCGATAGTTCAGTTCGATCCAACCATCTACCGATTGCAAGCCTACAGCTACGCGACCTTTACTTAGTAGCGAACTCTCTTGGGCATGGAGAAAAATCTGCAATAGCCGAAAAACTCGATTTATATGTCAACTCCGTGTAAGACGCCTGTCTAGATACAGTCCCAATAATGTTGCTGTTGTCTGAAGTGGAAATAAATATGTGTAAGAGTCGGATCAAGAGTATGCTATCGATTGAAGTTTTCTGGTAAATATTACCACTGAAGATGTAGCTTCCGAGGGATGTTCGTGCGGAGAGAGCCATCGCTGCATCGTCCAGCCATAATCGAGTAACCCAGAAGCAGGATGAT is drawn from Anabrus simplex isolate iqAnaSimp1 chromosome 1, ASM4041472v1, whole genome shotgun sequence and contains these coding sequences:
- the LOC136857357 gene encoding uncharacterized protein, whose protein sequence is MVVMIEKKKKKKKKKKGDAVQGNGDEYSFRRDIARELLELSIKLHGRGESVNNEVRLKLNSVIGRLDPRYSLSLLDVRTPDGDSSVYDQADTCREVYLDRKQGYPYYQTGFTVSPDCPNFKRETPISKLVSIILLDTKGTYLNTVIKGIRNYSRDIQILVASGNIQRTSLNYTLSYAVNEEIYNTPGNLLNTMVGDVKTPYVLIAKDLTHFTNYSRVERLVHLLPKSSPVGVAAGSTRNLTGHWKQGCQQTDIRNYLLHITHGYLHSTQDCMFCDHVSDPFLVKTEVLRKVTFDETLPFQILFNDWFLQLKESGILAVTCPDIMFFINGEEEPWHEHWLALARKMQISRIFLSPNKHFKFTCEELSLSCDPWDWTEHFLLPTCCFEQIRNTLSKLHSFAEMKNMAYELDSGSQLAAVKLQGHSPWDLDGDLQYNSKFYEHFKIHNGSKSQSGIYFDDFMTEYKKFKIFTPKIYIEMWGMDTLSSSLFLPEDLRNTPTLMPVMGLWIRGQANPGLYARNKYGPNHLKHALFYLFNNHSEWDEYKTAGKWPSCPKKHHACVNRYPGDGSVHFTPHYFYNLGITWDDI